The Catenulispora sp. EB89 genome has a segment encoding these proteins:
- a CDS encoding septum formation initiator family protein gives MKSAGSEPAPRRLSAVPTQRQDAASGSSRSSGDGGSGGAGKKRTRYTARAAILMLVLCALVLALAYPLQQYFSQGSQIDQLKQQNSEKRAGVEQLRQQLAQWQDPDYVKIQARLRLHYVFPGETGLRLLGAGDAATGGPDGTLGPSEGSSAWYAQLWSSVTAASGAPVPSSAPSVTAGPTSSATNGH, from the coding sequence ATGAAGTCGGCAGGCTCAGAGCCGGCGCCTCGGCGCCTGAGCGCGGTCCCGACGCAGCGGCAGGATGCTGCGTCGGGATCTTCGCGTTCCTCCGGCGATGGAGGCTCTGGCGGCGCCGGCAAGAAGCGCACGCGCTACACGGCGCGCGCGGCGATCCTGATGCTCGTGCTCTGCGCACTGGTCCTGGCGCTGGCGTACCCGTTGCAGCAGTACTTCTCGCAGGGTTCGCAGATCGACCAGCTCAAGCAGCAGAACTCGGAGAAGCGCGCCGGGGTCGAGCAGCTGCGGCAGCAGCTGGCGCAGTGGCAGGACCCGGACTACGTCAAGATCCAGGCCCGCCTCCGGCTGCACTACGTGTTCCCCGGTGAGACCGGCCTGCGGCTGCTCGGCGCGGGCGACGCGGCGACCGGCGGCCCGGACGGGACGCTGGGGCCGTCGGAGGGTTCCAGCGCGTGGTACGCCCAGCTGTGGAGTTCGGTGACAGCTGCGAGTGGGGCGCCGGTGCCGTCATCGGCTCCTTCGGTGACGGCGGGGCCCACGTCGTCCGCGACGAACGGGCACTGA
- a CDS encoding response regulator transcription factor, with the protein MIAEDSAILRDGLVQILTKRGHDVPAAVPNADELLAAVATDVPDAVVMDIRMPPTHTDEGLRAALELRKSHPKVGVLLFSQYVETRYARDLFGGKVSGVGYLLKERVADVSEFVEALTKIAAGGTVLDPEVVVQLLGSRPTDALTAREREVLGLMAEGRSNAAIGKQLVLADSSVEKHISNIFTKLGLPPADEDHRRVLAVLTYLGVTR; encoded by the coding sequence CCGCAATCCTGCGGGACGGCCTGGTCCAGATCCTCACCAAGCGCGGCCACGACGTCCCGGCCGCCGTCCCGAACGCCGACGAGCTGCTGGCCGCGGTCGCCACCGACGTCCCGGACGCGGTCGTCATGGACATCCGGATGCCGCCGACGCACACCGACGAAGGCCTGCGCGCCGCGCTGGAGCTGCGCAAGAGCCACCCGAAGGTCGGCGTGCTGCTGTTCTCGCAGTACGTGGAGACCCGCTACGCCCGCGACCTGTTCGGCGGCAAGGTCTCCGGCGTCGGATACCTGCTCAAGGAGCGCGTCGCCGACGTCAGCGAGTTCGTCGAGGCACTGACCAAGATCGCGGCCGGCGGCACGGTCCTGGACCCGGAGGTCGTGGTCCAGCTCCTCGGCTCCCGGCCCACCGACGCCCTGACCGCCCGCGAGCGCGAGGTGCTGGGCCTGATGGCCGAGGGCCGGTCGAACGCCGCGATCGGCAAGCAGCTGGTGCTCGCCGACAGCTCGGTGGAGAAGCACATCAGCAACATCTTCACGAAGCTGGGGCTGCCGCCGGCGGACGAGGACCACCGGCGGGTGCTGGCGGTGCTGACGTATCTGGGGGTTACGCGGTAG